The DNA segment CCGCCAAAACCAAGACCATGATCCCAATCGCCAGGCCGCCGCCGTACAGCGTTTCGGGCGAAAGCTTCTGGGCGATGACGATCGCCGCCATCGCCTTTAACGGCTGCACCGGCATCGGCATGCGGTAAACCAGGCCGGTCATGATCTGCAAAGCGCCAAAGAGGATCAAGACGCTGGCTGCATCTAACTTTGCGGCGATGATCATGGCGGCAATGAGAGGCAGATCCGTGCCCAGATCGCCCACGCTGCCAGCCGCCTCCCTGCGGTTCCATCCCGTCAACGCCATGGATAGGCGGAATTATGGCGCCTGATCCTCAGGTTTAGCATGCGTTCAACATGCGTTCAACATGCGTTCGACATGCGCCGAGATGCAGGATAAACCCAGAAGAGTTCGGCGCTAAACCGACACCAAACCCCGCATTCTTGCTTGTTTCTGGTCACTGACTGGCTTAACCTAATCGGTCTAATGACTTAGCGTATAATATGGCCAAGGAGCCAACGATGAACCCTAGCGAACGAAACCTGTTCCGGGCGACTGTGGCGGCCACCATCGGCACCCTCGCCCTTGCCTTCATATCGGCGCAACCCAAGATCGACAACTCGCCCAAGATAGCCTCCGAAGACCGCGACCCGGCCCTCCTATACTCCGCCTCGTGCTCAACGTGCCACGGCGCGCGGGGCGGCGGAGGCTATTTCAGTTGGGCGATTCCGTATAGATGGGCGCCCGAGATCGCTCACGGTTACTCGACGCCCCAACCCTTGCTGGAACAGCGGTACCGCTTTGCCGTTCGAAACGGCCCATACCGCCACGGAGACGGTTTCACCAACGCAATGCCGGCTTTCGGCAGAGAGGTCATCTCGGATTCGGAGTTGGAAGCCCTCGTCCGTTGGCTCATCTACGCGCCGCCGATCGGCGGAGCGGTTCCCAGCGAGGGTGTACCGCCGCCCCAGCGCCCCAACGGTCGCGAGATCGTGGTGAGCATTCTGGACGAAGCGCCTTGGTTTATGGACGACGGCACGGACGTCCGCGACCCGTTTAACGATCCTCGGCGCGTCGTGCTCTCGCCCGGCGACTATATCAAGGTCGTCAATCGAGGCAAAACCTGGCATACGGTAACCAGCGCGAACGGTTTTACCGATACCGGCTTTATCGGCTATTCGGCCAACATCCCTTGGGAGGAGGTGGGCTATTACTACCTGACGATCCCCGACCTTGTGCCGGGCGCCCAGAAATATTATTGCAAGCTTCATCCTTACATGCAGTTGGAGATAGTAACCCCAGAGGCCGACCCAATGCCCTTAACGCGGGCGAGTAAAGTTCCCCTCGGATTGCCTCCTCGAGGCGGAATGGGTGAAGTTTGGGTCGGCCTACAAACCTACGACAACGGCGCCGGGCCCAACGGCGCGATCCAGATCATTAACGCCGCCGATTGGAGTTCGACTTTGATCCCGGGCGTAGGGAACAACCCGCACAATGGCTGGGGCGGCACGGCGGTCGATTGGTACGGCAACCGGCGACGAGTGTCCGTTTGGGCCAATTGGCACGACATTACGGCATCGGTCATCGACATTGACACCAAGGAACATTTGGGCGACTTTCCGGTCGGCGCCGCCAGCGCGCACGTGATGACCGCGCCCGGCGTCGTCGATCCCATAACGGGCGCGGATCGATGGTTTATCACCCTGATGGGCAGCAACAAGGTGCAGGAGGCGCTGCCGTTGATGGATCTGGTGTCCGGGATGCCGAACCTGCCGCCGATCTCTCAGGCCAGCGGCCTTCTGGGACAGCCCGCCTTCTCGCCCCACGGTATCTGGTTCTTGGACAACGGGCGATACTTTATCACGGCCAACACGCTGGCCAACACAGCATCGCTCTATTCCACCGATAAGGCTTGGTCGGACGAACAGGGCCGAGCGGGCGTCGGCATGGAGCTGGCGCAGGCGTCCACCGGCGGTCGGACGCCTCTGGCCGCTTCGGTCTTTAACAGCGGCAAGCGCGGCGACCGGCGGTACACGGTCTATACCAACAACGCGGGCACGGACGACATCAGCGTCTATCGGGTCGACACAACGCCCGGCTTCGAGAGCATCGTTCGGGTCAACGTGCCGCCGCCGCTGGGCAACGCGGCGGGCAACATCGCGCTGAGCGACCCCATGATGGAACCGATGCGCTGGGCGCACATGCCGATCCAATGCGCCGTCAGCCCGCCGGACGCCAGCGCGCACGGACGCTACATGGTGGTCTGTAACAAGGCGAGCTTCAACGTTACGATCATCGCGCTGGGCGACAATGGGATGCCCGAGGCGATCTATACGTTTCCGTGCGGGCTGGGCTCGCACGGCGTGTCGTTCGGTCGCAGCAACCCGGTTACGGGCGGAAAGGGCTACTACGCCTATGTTACCAACACCTTTGAGAACTATATCAGCGTCTATGATTTGGAGCTGCTGGAGCGTCTGCGCAAGTTGGAAAGGCGCGGCATGGCGCCGGCGGAGTTTTTGCCGGGCGGGGCGCAAGAGCGGGCGATGGTTCGCGGCCATGCGGCCATGATGCTGACCGGCGAGATGGAGGCCGAAGTTCCCATTACGCTGTTCAGTCCCGACGCGCGGGGTTTGGTGCATGTAGGCGACATTCCGTTGGCCGTGGCGCCGGGAGACGCGCGCACAAGCTATCTCAAAGAGCACGTCATGATCGACGTTCCGGGCTTTCATCACACCGTGCTAGATTTGGACTTGAAGACTCAGAGCGGCGCGATGGGCGTGTTCTGCTGGCCGTTGCCTTCGCCTTGGCGGTAGGCCTCTAAGGGTTGCTGGCGTTCTTATCCATCAGATGCAACAGCAGTTGGCCCAGGATGAAGAGCGCGGCAGAGCAGAAGAGCCCCTTGGCGAGGAAGTAGGTCGCAAAGCCGCCGTCCATAATGGCCTTTAGTCTAAACACACTTTCTTCCGGCGTACTGCCGGCGTAGACGCATAGAGCCAGCACGGCCAAAGCCACTAAGGGATTGATGTACCGCAGATAGGTCCTCATGCCGCCATTATGGCCTGCGTCCCCCCGTGCCATAATGGGCGGCGATGGGCGAGGCGACAACGCGCAAGTATGACGGCCTGAGAGTTGGCGGCACAGAGCCCGGCAGCCCCGCGCATCGCGCCGGACTATTGCCAGGAGACCGGATAGTCAGTGTTAACGGCCAGACTGTGCGCGATCTGATCGACTTTCGTTTCCAGACCGCCGAGCAACGTTCGACACTGACCGTCCAGCGCAACGACGAAACGCTGGCCCTTCAGATCCGTCGCCAAGAGAACGAAGAGATCGGCCTCTCGTTCGAGTTCGAGCTGGCGGACGAGATTCACACGTGCAACAACAAGTGCGTTTTTTGCTTCATCCACCAGATGCCCAAGGGCATGCGCCGTTCGCTCTATTTGATGGACGACGATTATCGTCTCAGCTTTCTGCACGGCCACTATGTTACGCTGACCAACATGAGCGAGGAGGAGTTCGATCGTTTGATCGAGCAACGCCTCTCGCCCATCTATGTCTCTGTCCATGCGACCGATGCTTCGATGCGGGCGGTGATGCTAGGGCGGGCGGGCGCGGACCCGATATTGCCGAGATTGCGCGCGCTGGCGGAAGGCGGCGTGGACGCGCATTGTCAGATCGTGCTTTGCCCCGGAATGAACGACGGGGCCGTGCTCGACCGAACTTTGAGCGACTTGGCCGCTCTGCATCCCGAATCGACCGGCTTGGCTTGTGGCGCGCTGTCGGTCGCCATTGTGCCCGTGGGACTGACAAAGTTTCGCCAGCGCCTGTATCCGGTTACGCCGGTTACCCCCGAGTATGCCTCGGCGTTTCTGGACGAGTTGGAGCCCTATTGGAAACAGTTTCGAAAGCAGTTGGGCTGTCGCTTCGCCTATCCTGCGGACGAGTGGTTCTATTACGCCGCTCGTTCGATCCCTGGTCGCGCTTTTTATGACGATTTTCCCCAATTGGAGGATGGCGTCGGCACGACGCGCCTGTTTTTGGACGAACTGGCTTCGCTCAAGAAACGCCTTCCGACTTCTATCGATTCCCCGTTTCATGCCGCTCTTGTTACCTCCACGCTCGCCGCGTCGCCCGTCCGCCAATTGGCCGACGCGCTCAACCAAGTCAAGGGCATCGATTTGGACGTGCTGGTCGTGCCCAATCGTTTTTTTGGGGGCAACGTCTGCATCGCCGGATTGATAACCGGTCAAGACATTGCCGCCGCTTCCAATGGGTTGGACGCGAAGAGGCCGCTCGTCATCCCATCGATCTGCCTGCGGGACGAGAATCTTTTTTTGGACGACTGGGATCTAGCGCAATTGGAGAAGGAGACGGGCAGAAGGGCGATGGTTTCAGAGCCTAGCCCTAAGGGCTTATGGTCGACAATCCTGAAAAGCGAGTTATAATCAATGCAGGGCGTTTAGGTTGACGTTGTCGAGCGTTAGCTCGTTCAACCATTTGATCGTCCTATCGGAAGTTAGACTTTACTGAGGAGGCAGGAAGTCGTGATGCGCATTGCAAGATGCTGTATTGTGGCGACGACGATGCTCGCAGCCGTTGTCGCGGTCGCTCAGGGGAGTTGCTTTGACCCTCCCAGGCCGCCCGTGATCAAGGCCGACGTGTTCGTAAGAAGTATCATCCTAACCGCCGACCAGGACGACGGGCTTGACGGCAATGCGGAGCTCTATTTGACCGTGAATGTGAACGCGGGCAAGTGCGGACAAAGAACGAAGTCGTATGAGATCGATTATGACTGGGACACTGATCACGCGAGAGGGATATTCGACACGATTTGGTCTCACTTGGAGTGCACGCCTCGGCGCGAAATCACTGTCGGCACGGCGCTGATCGAGGTCGATTCGGACCTTTCGACCAATATTATGAGCGGTTTGGCCGGAGCGGCCGCAGGGTTGGCGGTTGGCGCTATTGGCGGGCCGGTGGGCGCGATCGGCGGCGCTGCGGCCGGATTTGTGGTCGGGCTTGTGCTATCGTTGAATGGCAACGACGACCTTGGGGTTGGTTCGGGCGTTGTGCCGGAAAACGGATTGATGAGGATTCAATCGCGCGGTCCAGACGGTGGCGCGGATATCTTTATCGATGGGGCGACGACCGATCAGGCGGGCTCTAACTGTCACACTTCTCCACCGGCGCCGCCGCGAAACCCTCCGAACGTCCGCACGCAACAGGTGTACAATCCTCTGCAAGAATCGTTGCCTTTGGTGCCGATGATCGTTTCTGAATCGGGCAATCCCGGAAATTTGGACGACGACGAGATCGCCGGTATACGGAAGACTTTGGAACGAAGCGTTCTTGGGCTTGCTGCTCTAGGCGCGGCAACGGAGATCGAACAAGCTTACGGCTTTTTGGGCGTCAACGAGGCCATCGCTTTGTACCACCAGGCTCGAGCCGCCGATCAGCTCGGCGATTCGGCGGAGGCTCTGCAGAAGTATCGAGAAGCGTTCTTCGCGGCGGCGACGGCCAACGACAACTACGTGAAGGTGAGAGGCCTGATGCGGCTGCCGTTCCACATCGTTTTGTCTACCGACTGCATGCAGACGAAGGCGCATCGCAAGCCAAGGTTTGTGATTTTTGCGCCTGGCGGCAGGCTGAAAGAGCGCCTCTCGTTTCACGGTTTGCCTCCGGAGATGGCTCTTAAACTGCAGCCGCTGGGCGATGGCGCCTATGAACTAGACGTTAGCATAGGAAGCGCTGCGCCCGGACGCTATTTGTTGCACATCGATGCGCACAACGGCCTGGAGGGCGCCCAGGCGGTCGTCGAGATCGTCGTCAACGGCTAGTCTATTGCGATGAGATGGGCGCGAGCGGCACGCTCGCGCCCATCGATTTGCTTGCGCGATCAAAATCTCTTTCTAGACGATAGGGCGATCGTGCTGGAGAACTTTGGCGCGGGGTGCTAATAGCGCCGTTACCAGTCTTTCGACCTTCATGCTACATCGCCTCTGAGGTGGGCATACCCCTTCTTAGAGGTGATAACGCATGACACATTTAACAAGATTCATCGGACTGACGGCGGCCCTCTTGACGGCCGCTAGCGCAATCGCGCAGACGACTTGCTATGATCCGCCCAGCCCGCCCGTCATCAAAGCAGAGGTAACCGTCAAGAAACTGACCCTTACCAGCGACCAAGATGACGGATTTGACGGCAACGCAGAACTTGTCTTGACCGTGAACGTGAACGCTGGGGATTGCGGTCAAACGACCAAGAACTACGAGAAGGACGATTTGAACTGGGATGTAACCTCGGTCTGGAACATCAATGACTTGATCTGGTCGCATCTCGAGTGCACGCCTAGGCGGTCTATGTCGGTAGGGACGGCACTGATCGAAGTCGATTCAGATCTATCGACCAACGTGATGAGCGGTCTGGCCGGCGCCGCAGCTGGATTGGCGGTCGGCGCCTATGGCGGACTGGTCGGCGCGATCGGCGGCGCCGCCGCCGGATTTGTGGTCGGCTTTGTCCTTTCTCTCAACGGCAACGACGACTTGGGCGTTGGGTCGGCCTCGCTGCCAGAGAACGGCACCGTTACGGTGCCTTCGCGCGGCGCAGACGGCGGCGCGGACATCGAAATCGAAGCCAAGACCACGCCGCAGGCAGGCAACGAGTGCAACCCGCCCCCGCCGCCTCCGCCCGTCGAGACGCCCAGCGGCCGAACGCAACAGTCCTACAATCCGCTGCAAGAGGCGCTGCCTTGGGTCGATTCGGTCGCTCCAGAGCCGGGCAATCCTGGTCAATTGGAGCCGCACGAGATCGAAGGCATCCAGCGCTCTTTGCGCACCGCCGTGCTGGGAATGGGCGCTTTGGCCGCAGCGGCCGAGATCGAGCAAGCGCAGCGCATGTTCGGCGTTAATCAGGCCATTGCTCGGTATAACCAGGCCAGGATGATGGAGCAGAACGGCGATTCGCACGGCGCGCTTCAAATGTATCGCGAGGCGTTCTTTGCTGCGGCGACGGCCAACTTCAACAACGTGCCCGGCGGGCTGATGCGGCTGCCGTTCCATTTGGTGATGTCGAATACCCGAATGGACACGGTTGTAGGCCGTTCGCCCAAGTTCTTGATGTTCGCGCCTGGCGCGATTCAGAACGTGCAGTTCATGGTGCACGGATTGCCGCCGGAGATGACGCTGAACGTTCAGCCCTTGGGCCACAACGTTTACATGCTCCATCTGGACGCAAGCGCGGCGCTGCCCGGACACTATCTGATGCATGTGATGGCGAACGACGGCATTCGCGATGCGCAAGCGATGGTCGAGATCGTTGTGAACGAGCCGCCTCAGCGGCGCGTGCCCGGCGATGTCAACGGCGACGGTTGCGTAGACGATACCGACCTGGCCATGCTGTTGCAGGCGTTCGGAAACGCTGGCGGACCCGAAGACGTGAACCAGGACGGCGTCGTGGACGATACCGACCTGGCCATCGTGCTGGAGAACTTCGGCACGGGCTGCTAGTAGACGCAATTCCTCCGCCAAGGGCCTTGGCCGGCTCTTGGCGGATTCTTGTCTTCCTCCATTCTCCTCTAGTTCTCCGGTAGCCGTGTACGAACATTGCGGCGCGGGCTTGCTCCAAAACCGCCCGTTTGTATCCGTTGATCGCTTTCAGGCGCGATTTTGCATTCTTTTCGGCTTGGATTCGGGTCTTCTTCGCGTAGCGCGCCATAAGGTCGCTGAGGGCGGCTTGCCGAGCGAACTGTCCCCTGCCGACATAGATGGAGCGCACTTTGTTGCCCACCCGCACCTTTCGATAGTAGTACCGCCCGTTGCCTCTCGTTTCCCAAGCCATGATCGCCTTCTCCATTCCGTTGGCGATGGGAAAGCATCGCGTCAACCCTTGTTGTCTGGGGGCTGTTCTTACCTAAACTTGTGCTACATTTTTTGCCGAGGCCGCTTTTTCGGCTTTATCGGCCGCGAGCGCCCGTCCAAACGGCCTTTGTGATTTTTGTAGCACAATTTTGAGTACGGAGCGATCCTGAATCTTGCAGGACGGGCGGGCGCCGGCATCGAACTGATAGAGCATGAGCGAGCGAGTTTGGAACTTTTCTGCCGGGCCAGGCACATTGCCGTTGAGCGTGCTTAAGCAGGCTCAAGAGGAACTTTTGTGCCTGCCGGGCGCGGGCGCATCGGTGTTGGAGATCAGCCACCGTTCCAAGGCTTTTGACGCTGTTCTTGAAGAAACTCAGGCCAATCTTCGAGGCTTGTTGGAGATACCGGACGGCTATCGCATCCTGTTCTTACAGGGCGGCGCATCGATGCAGTTCTCGATGATCCCCATGAACTTTTTGCAGGGCGGGATCGCCGACTACATTGTAACCGGTTCGTGGGGGCAGAAGGCCGTGCCGGAGGCCAGGCGCGAGGGCCTTGTGAACGTCGCATGGGACGGCAAGGCGACCAACTACGACTGCGTGCCCAACAACAGCGATTTGAGCCTGACTCCCGGCGCGCGGTATCTACACTTTACGTCGAACGAGACGATACAAGGCGTTGAGTTCAACTTTGAGCCCGAGACGACCGCGCCTCTTGTCTGCGACATGTCTTCCAACTTCTTGTCTCGGCCGGTCGATGTTTCCAAATACGCTTTGATCTATGCCGGGGCGCAGAAGAACGCCGGGCCCGCAGGCGCAACGATCGTTATTATTCGCGACGATCTGCTAAAGTCTGTCAAGGAAAACTTGCACACAATGTTGGACTATCGCGTTCAGGCCGAGAACAACTCGGTTTACAATACGCCGCCCGTCTTTACGATCTACATGATCATGCTGGTTACCCGCTGGCTGACGACAGAGATTGGCGGGCTGCAACGCATGGCCGAAATCAATCAGGCCAAGGCGCAGATTTTGTACGATGCGATCGGCAAGAGCGACGGATTCTATCGAGGTCACGCTCAGTTGGATTGTCGATCGCGCATGAACGTTACTTGGCGTTTGCCGAGCGAGGAGTTGGAGGCCGAGTTCATCTCAGCGGCGAAGCAGGAAGGTCTGGTGGAATTGAAGGGGCATCGGTCGGTCGGGGGCATTCGGGCTTCGATCTATAACGCGATGCCGATGGAAGGGGCGGTGGCTCTAAGGGACTTTATGGAGGCGTTTCGCAACCGTTAGGCGATGCCCATTTATGAGTATCGGTGCGGCGGATGCGGGCGGCGGTTCGCCCGGCTGGTCGGCGTTTTGGCAGCGGACGACCCTGAGGAGTGCCCAAGTTGTGGTTCCGCCGATGTCAAAAGGCTGATTTCGCGCTTTGTCCGCGGTCGCACCGAGGATCAACGAATCGACGAGCTCTCCGACCGGTTGGAATCGATGGAGAATCCCGACGATCCGCGCCAAGTGGAAGCGTTTATGCGCGAGGCGGCTTCGGCGATGGACGAAGACCCCAACGAGATCGAGCCTTATTTGGACGATTGAGCGACGCTGGCGAAGAGCTCCTCGTATCGTTTGACCATAACGCCGGAACTGTAGTTTTCGACTGCCCGTTCTCTGGCTTTTGCGCCCATTGCAGCGCGCTTGTTAGGATTGTTGAGCAATTCTAGGAGGCGTTCGGTCAAAGCTTCTGCGTCTTGGCTGGGCACGACATAGCCTGTTTCGCCGTCTACCACCAGATCGCGCACGCCGCCGATGTCGGTTCCGATACCGGGCGTGCCGCATGCGTTGGCTTCTAAGAAGGTTAGCGGAAAGGCCTCGGTGTGGATCGAGGTCAGCATCTCGACATCGCACATTTGATGCCAAACGGCTGGGTCGTCGACCGCGCCGGGAAAGACGAAATGTTCTTCGATTCCTCGGCTTCTTACGTCGCTCTGCAACATTTCTTGCTCTGGGCCGTCGCCGACGATCGCAAAATGACAGGGCGTGCCGTTCTTGATGACCCGATGAGCGACCTCGATGAAGAGCGGGATGTTTTTGTACGGCTTTAGATAGGCGATGACGCCGACCATGGGTCGATCGTCCGGCAATCCGTGCTGTTTGCGCAGTTCGGCCTTGTTTGCCGGGGGATGAAACCGCTCGATATCGATGCCGTTGGGTATGGTTACGAATCGGTCGGGCGATGCGCCGATCAGCCGCTCCCAATGCTTTTGGTGCGCGGGGGCCAGGGCGACGATCTTGTCCGCTGTCTTGGCCGCCAGACCCAAGCTGAGACGCGCCGCGCGTCCCAGAGATGCAGGGCTCATATGAAATCCGAGCACATATCCCTTCGCCATTCCCAATCGGCGCATGGCGCTGCACCAGAACGACGAGATGTTGTTATCGGTGGTGAAGAGCACATCGGGAGGGCTCTGTTTGGCCAATCTTCGCAGCTTAAACGGGAGTTTCAGGCTCTTGCGCGATTGGGCGAGGTTGCTAAAAGTCGGTACGCCCAGTTCGGCCAACTGCCGCCCGATGTCGCCTCTTTCGTAGAGCAGAACCTGCACGCATTCGAAGCGTTGAGGGTCCATCTCCGTGATGAGGCGGTAGATGACTCGTTCTGCGCCGCCTTTTCCGGGAAGGGCCGTGGAGACAAACCAGATTCGTATTCTCTCGTCCATGAGCAACCGCTTCCCTATTATTCCACACCAACGGTATACTCGGCCAGGCATGGCTCGAATTAGCGTCCTGATCCCCAGTTACAATCATGCGCGATTTATCGACGAAGCGCTTCGGTCGGTCGAGGCGCAGACTTTTTCAGACCTTGAGATCGTCGTGTTGGATGACGGGAGCACGGATGAAACGCCTAAAGTATTGGAGGCATGGCAAGACAGGGCGCAGATCGAGTTTCAGGAGAACGCGGGCACGTATCCGACCCTGAATCGGCTGATCGACCGAGCAAGCGGGGAGCTGATCGCGATCTTGAACTCGGACGATCTGTGGGCGCCAAGGAAACTGGAGATGCAGATTGCCATGATGGACGCGATGCCGAGCGTGGGCTTGGTGCATACGGACGGGCGTTTTATCGATGGGGAAGGGCGGATCGTGGAGGGACGCCCTTTGGGCTTTGATTGGCCCAGGTTCAAGTCTGGGAACATTGTTACAGAGTTGGTGAGGAGCAACCGGATCATCGCTTCTTCGGTTTTGGTTAGGCGCGAGTGTTTTGAATCGTGCGGACGGTTTGACGAAAGATTTTTCGGTTCGGGCGATTGGGATATGTGGCTGAGGATCGCGATGAAGTACGACATCGGCTTTGTAGACGAGCCTTTGACGTTCTATCGGGTGCATGGCGAGAACGCGTCACGCTCGTTTCGGCGAGTTTACGAGGATGACCGGTTGTTGCGTCGTGAGAAGGTCCATGTTTGGGAAAGGGATCTGCTGGATCGGGCGCCAGACAGGAGGGCAATGGAAAGCGCGTTGGCGTTCAGTTATGCGTGCTTGGGGGAGGTTGAACAGAAGTTGGGCGACTTTCGGGCGGCTCGGGCTGCGCTTAGGCAGTCTCTGCGTCGGGATCCGAAGCGTCTGAAGACATGGGCGCGGTTGTTGCTGAGCTACCTAAGGTTTGGTTGAGAAACGACTCGTAGGCTTGTGAGACGGCTTCCGGCGAGTAGTTCTTTAGGATGAATCGGCGTCCGGCGCTCGACATTTCGTTCCATCTTTCGGGCGAGGAGAGGCATTGGACGATGCCTTCTGCGAATCTTTGCGGATCGTCCGAAATGACAATCCCATCGTTTTCGAGGCCTTGGGCGCCGACCGTGGTAGAAACGCAAGGCATGCCTAGGCTCAGCATATCGAGAATCTTGATGCGTATGCCGCCGCCAATGAGAAGCGGCACGGCGACGACGCGACAATGTATGAGTTTGGCATTCAAATCTTCTATAAATCCGTGAACATGAATGTCGTCGCCGTTGTGCAGGTTTCTGATCGAATCGGGAGGGTCCATACCGATGATGTGCCATTTTGCCTCTGGGAGTTGCTTGCGCACTAACGGCCAAACATGCTCGTGCATCCAAAGCGTACCGTGCTCGCGGGCGGGCGATGAGAGCGCGCCAAGGGTGGCGACTTCTGGCCGGGCCTGGTCGAACGACGTAATGGGTTGGTCGCTCAGTTCGGTCGGACGCTGGAAGACATAGATCGGTGGTTTGACGCCGTCATCTTGGAAGATCTGTTTGTCTCGGTCAGAGAGCGCAACGATCAGGTCGGCCTTGTTGAGCGCGGCGTTCTCGAATTGGCGCAGTTTTGCCGCTTCGCGGCGGTGCAGCGCTCGGAGCAGCGGATTCTTGGCGTTCTTTTCGTATCGGGCGAAGATCTCCCACTCGACGTTTTGCTCGGTTACGATGATTTGGGCGCCGCTCTGTCGGGCGGTATCGATAAAGGCAGTGGAGGATAGATGCTCAAAATGGACGATATCGTACTTTTCAGCAGCTATGTATCGGCTAATGAGTTCTTGCATGGTTGGTATAGCGAATTTTTGGACGCGAAACGGCACGGCTCCCAAGAAGGAGCGAGCGTAGAGCGCAAGTTGTTGCGCTTTGTTCTTGCCAAACTTGGTAGCTGAGGGCACAAAGTCCATTTTGCGGCAGATGTTAGCCAGATGCCCCTTCATCAATGGTACGGCCGTCTCGTCGGTCTGTTCGTAATAGGAGAGCAGATCGACTGTAGCAAAGCGCGCATAGACCTCGATCTCGTCGCGAGTAAGACGCTGGCCGCCAGAGACTGCCGGATAGGGACTGAGAGCGGCAATGAAGAGGACTTTCATGCCATCCGCTCCTGG comes from the Armatimonadota bacterium genome and includes:
- a CDS encoding c-type cytochrome, with the protein product MNPSERNLFRATVAATIGTLALAFISAQPKIDNSPKIASEDRDPALLYSASCSTCHGARGGGGYFSWAIPYRWAPEIAHGYSTPQPLLEQRYRFAVRNGPYRHGDGFTNAMPAFGREVISDSELEALVRWLIYAPPIGGAVPSEGVPPPQRPNGREIVVSILDEAPWFMDDGTDVRDPFNDPRRVVLSPGDYIKVVNRGKTWHTVTSANGFTDTGFIGYSANIPWEEVGYYYLTIPDLVPGAQKYYCKLHPYMQLEIVTPEADPMPLTRASKVPLGLPPRGGMGEVWVGLQTYDNGAGPNGAIQIINAADWSSTLIPGVGNNPHNGWGGTAVDWYGNRRRVSVWANWHDITASVIDIDTKEHLGDFPVGAASAHVMTAPGVVDPITGADRWFITLMGSNKVQEALPLMDLVSGMPNLPPISQASGLLGQPAFSPHGIWFLDNGRYFITANTLANTASLYSTDKAWSDEQGRAGVGMELAQASTGGRTPLAASVFNSGKRGDRRYTVYTNNAGTDDISVYRVDTTPGFESIVRVNVPPPLGNAAGNIALSDPMMEPMRWAHMPIQCAVSPPDASAHGRYMVVCNKASFNVTIIALGDNGMPEAIYTFPCGLGSHGVSFGRSNPVTGGKGYYAYVTNTFENYISVYDLELLERLRKLERRGMAPAEFLPGGAQERAMVRGHAAMMLTGEMEAEVPITLFSPDARGLVHVGDIPLAVAPGDARTSYLKEHVMIDVPGFHHTVLDLDLKTQSGAMGVFCWPLPSPWR
- a CDS encoding DUF512 domain-containing protein, producing the protein MGEATTRKYDGLRVGGTEPGSPAHRAGLLPGDRIVSVNGQTVRDLIDFRFQTAEQRSTLTVQRNDETLALQIRRQENEEIGLSFEFELADEIHTCNNKCVFCFIHQMPKGMRRSLYLMDDDYRLSFLHGHYVTLTNMSEEEFDRLIEQRLSPIYVSVHATDASMRAVMLGRAGADPILPRLRALAEGGVDAHCQIVLCPGMNDGAVLDRTLSDLAALHPESTGLACGALSVAIVPVGLTKFRQRLYPVTPVTPEYASAFLDELEPYWKQFRKQLGCRFAYPADEWFYYAARSIPGRAFYDDFPQLEDGVGTTRLFLDELASLKKRLPTSIDSPFHAALVTSTLAASPVRQLADALNQVKGIDLDVLVVPNRFFGGNVCIAGLITGQDIAAASNGLDAKRPLVIPSICLRDENLFLDDWDLAQLEKETGRRAMVSEPSPKGLWSTILKSEL
- the serC gene encoding 3-phosphoserine/phosphohydroxythreonine transaminase; translation: MSERVWNFSAGPGTLPLSVLKQAQEELLCLPGAGASVLEISHRSKAFDAVLEETQANLRGLLEIPDGYRILFLQGGASMQFSMIPMNFLQGGIADYIVTGSWGQKAVPEARREGLVNVAWDGKATNYDCVPNNSDLSLTPGARYLHFTSNETIQGVEFNFEPETTAPLVCDMSSNFLSRPVDVSKYALIYAGAQKNAGPAGATIVIIRDDLLKSVKENLHTMLDYRVQAENNSVYNTPPVFTIYMIMLVTRWLTTEIGGLQRMAEINQAKAQILYDAIGKSDGFYRGHAQLDCRSRMNVTWRLPSEELEAEFISAAKQEGLVELKGHRSVGGIRASIYNAMPMEGAVALRDFMEAFRNR
- a CDS encoding zinc ribbon domain-containing protein; translation: MPIYEYRCGGCGRRFARLVGVLAADDPEECPSCGSADVKRLISRFVRGRTEDQRIDELSDRLESMENPDDPRQVEAFMREAASAMDEDPNEIEPYLDD
- a CDS encoding glycosyltransferase, producing MDERIRIWFVSTALPGKGGAERVIYRLITEMDPQRFECVQVLLYERGDIGRQLAELGVPTFSNLAQSRKSLKLPFKLRRLAKQSPPDVLFTTDNNISSFWCSAMRRLGMAKGYVLGFHMSPASLGRAARLSLGLAAKTADKIVALAPAHQKHWERLIGASPDRFVTIPNGIDIERFHPPANKAELRKQHGLPDDRPMVGVIAYLKPYKNIPLFIEVAHRVIKNGTPCHFAIVGDGPEQEMLQSDVRSRGIEEHFVFPGAVDDPAVWHQMCDVEMLTSIHTEAFPLTFLEANACGTPGIGTDIGGVRDLVVDGETGYVVPSQDAEALTERLLELLNNPNKRAAMGAKARERAVENYSSGVMVKRYEELFASVAQSSK
- a CDS encoding glycosyltransferase, coding for MARISVLIPSYNHARFIDEALRSVEAQTFSDLEIVVLDDGSTDETPKVLEAWQDRAQIEFQENAGTYPTLNRLIDRASGELIAILNSDDLWAPRKLEMQIAMMDAMPSVGLVHTDGRFIDGEGRIVEGRPLGFDWPRFKSGNIVTELVRSNRIIASSVLVRRECFESCGRFDERFFGSGDWDMWLRIAMKYDIGFVDEPLTFYRVHGENASRSFRRVYEDDRLLRREKVHVWERDLLDRAPDRRAMESALAFSYACLGEVEQKLGDFRAARAALRQSLRRDPKRLKTWARLLLSYLRFG
- a CDS encoding glycosyltransferase translates to MKVLFIAALSPYPAVSGGQRLTRDEIEVYARFATVDLLSYYEQTDETAVPLMKGHLANICRKMDFVPSATKFGKNKAQQLALYARSFLGAVPFRVQKFAIPTMQELISRYIAAEKYDIVHFEHLSSTAFIDTARQSGAQIIVTEQNVEWEIFARYEKNAKNPLLRALHRREAAKLRQFENAALNKADLIVALSDRDKQIFQDDGVKPPIYVFQRPTELSDQPITSFDQARPEVATLGALSSPAREHGTLWMHEHVWPLVRKQLPEAKWHIIGMDPPDSIRNLHNGDDIHVHGFIEDLNAKLIHCRVVAVPLLIGGGIRIKILDMLSLGMPCVSTTVGAQGLENDGIVISDDPQRFAEGIVQCLSSPERWNEMSSAGRRFILKNYSPEAVSQAYESFLNQTLGSSATTAPMSSDASDPDAETA